The DNA sequence CAGACGTGCCTGCCCACGCAAACCCTTGTGGCTATGCATGCTGTCATAGACAATAATATGATCGATATAGGGATTGGCGGCAAAGACATCTTTGACCCAGGGCTTGGCCAGGATACTTATCTTCGCATGAGGGAAATTTTGCCGGATGGTCTTAACCGCCGGAGTGGTTATTATGGCGTCGCCAATCCAGTTGGTGGATCGGATAAGGATATTCTTAATGTTTTTGTCTTGTTTCAGTTGCATTAGATGCCCATACACTCATCAATAAAAGAAGAAAAATCAGATTCAAAGGTAATTTCTGTCCTTAATACTCCGATAGGGATCTTTGCTCCAATCCGTTTATCAATTTTAACAGCGTCTTTTTCTGTAGTGATTATAAACTCCGCGCCTTTTCTGGCGGCCCTCTCCTCGATCTCTTCCAGGTCACCTCTATGATAATCATAGTGGTCACGATAAGCTATAAGATCAACCAGATCAATATCTAAACGAATCAGCATCTTTCTGAAAGACTCGGGATGGGCTATACCACAAAAGGCAAGGGCCTTCTTTCCTTTTAGTTCTGATAGGTTATGTGATGCCTTTTCATCTGAAAATCCCCCTATATCCCCCTTTTCCAAAGGGGGAATTGATGGGCCCCCGTCTTTCCCCAAAGGGGGACTTAACGTATCCCCCCCTTTACTAAAGGGGGGTGAGGGGGGATTTTCATTGTCCTTTGTCCGCCCAAGGCGGATGAATGTTTCGTTCAACAAATAGAAGGAAACCGGTTTGCAATAACTTATAAAAACCGGCCTATCAGGGAATTCTCTATGTAAAAAGAGCCTTAATTTTTCAACGGTAGATTCAGTGCCTTCCTCCGCATAGGTCAAAATAAAGGCATCCGCACGCTTAAGCGCTGAAAGGGGTTCGCGTAAGGTTCCGGCCGGAAATACCTGCCCATTTCCAAAGGGGTTGACGGTCCGGAGAAGGAGGATATTTAGATCTCTGGCCAATCCCAAGTGTTGGTAGCCATCATCAAGTAAAACCACATCAGGGCTAAAATCTTCTATGGCCCTCATCCCCACCGGAAACCGCTTTTTACCGATAAGAAGCGGGACACCCGGAAGACTGCTGGCCATCATGAACGGCTCATCTCCGGCCTCATCCGGACCAAGAAGGATGTGCCGGCCGTCAGAGACGACGGATACGGGGCCCTTATTTTTCGCCTTATAACCCCGGCTCACTATGGCAACCCTTTTACCCCTGCCTTGCAGGTATCTGGCCAGCCATATAGTCAGGGGCGTCTTTCCCGTGCCCCCCAGTGTCAGGTTGCCGATGCTAATGACCCGGCAGGGCAGACTCCGGGTCTTAAAGAGACCAAAGTCATAAAGTTTTGCTCTCAATCTCATGATCTGGCCGTACAGATGGCCAAAGGGTAAGAGTAGAGTTACGAGTTGCGAGTTTCGGGTTGCGAGTTTTGGGTTCATTAATGCTTAATGCCTTGTTCCTTTGAGGTTTGATGTGCGCAGGAAAGTTCCAGAAATAAGGTCAATGGCCTTCTCCACTGCGCCTCTATTTTCCTCGATAACCTGAAAGGCCCTCTCCCCTGACTTTTGGGCCAAAACATCGTTAGACAGGATAATTTCTAAAATATTTACAAGTTCGTTTGCACTATTCACCATGTAGCCACCACCCTTCCTTATAAGAGCCGTGGCCGCCTCTTTAAAATCCTCTGTGTGAGGCCCGAATACTACCGGCTTGGCATGGGCAGCGACCTCCAGGACGTTATGTCCCCGTTCCGGCGCCAGACTGCCGCCGATAAAGGCTACCGTGGCCAGGGCATATAATTTCGAAAGTTCCCCAAGCGTATCAAGAACAACTATCCGCACCGTGTTACTTTCCGGCAACCCCGGGAGTTCAGTCTTTTTATAGGCATCAAGACCGGCAGATTGGGCCAGCCCCTTCACATCGTCCGCCCGCCCCGGGTCTCGTGGAGCCAGTAAGAGAAAGAGATCAGGATAAGTAAGAATTAACTTACCATAGGCCGAAAGGATTATCTCCTCTTCTCCTGCGTGGGTACTGCCGGCGATAAAGACTTTACTTCCAGGAGGTATGTGCAGATTACGTCTTAACTTCCCGGTCTCCTTTTCTCCGACCTGCACGCCTTCCTGATCAAATTTCAGGTTACCGATCCTGAATATCTTCCGGGGACTTATGCCAAGCTCTATCATCCTTTCTTCGTCGGCGCGTGACTGCATGGCAAATTTGTCTATTAAAGAAAAAATAGGGCCAAAAAACAGGCTGAACCTTTTATAATTATTAAAAGAGGCGTCTGATATACGCCCGTTCAGCAGGATAATTGGTGTCCCACGGCGTGAAAGGGCGCTCAGCATATTGGGCCACAGGTCGGTCTCAATCAGGACAAAAAGGTCAGGCCTGATGTCTTTAACTACCTGCCGCACCGACCAGAACAGGTCGAGGGGATAAGTAATCAGGTAATCGACCATGTCACCGAGTTTTTGCCGTGCGATACCCGCTCCTGTGGCTGTGGAGGTAGAGTAAATTATCACCCAATCCGGAAATCGCTGCCGTATCTCCCTGACCAAGGCTATTGAAGACATCACCTCACCCACGGACAGGGCGTGAATCCATATCCTGGGGCCGGAGTCATTTACCGCATCCATGGAAGGGGGGCGTAGCCCCAGCCGGTTTAAAATCCTCTGTCTGTACTTTGGCGTAAAGGCTATTCTAAGCAGGATGAACGGCAGGAATATAAAGATGAATATTAATTGTAAGACGTTATATAATGTGAACATGTTACAAGCTATCAGCTTTCAGCTATCAGCTCTCTGTATCCTTTGTGCTCTCTGCGGTGAGATCCGACTCATCCCGGAATTGCATATCGTGCAATTTACGATATTCACCGCCCAAAGCCAAAAGCTCATCATGTTTTCCTTCTTCCACGATGGCTCCATCCTTGATGACGATAATCCGGTCAGCATTTCGAATAGTGGAAAGCCGATGGGCAATGACCAAGGTGGTCCTTCCCTGCATCAAATTATCCAGGGCCTTCTGCACCTCAAGTTCAGACTCAGTGTCCAAAGAAGATGTGGCTTCATCCAGAATTAAAATAGGCGCATTTTTAAGAAGCGCCCTGGCGATGGAAATCCGCTGCCTTTCGCCACCTGAGAGCCTGACCCCCTGTTCACCGATTGCGGTATCCCATCTCTGAGGTAACCTCTCAATAAAATCGGAGGCATAGGCGGCACGAGCGGCCTCTATTATTTCCCCTTCAGACTTCCTGACGTCGCCATAGGCTATGTTGTTACGTACTGTGTCATTGAAGAGGATCGTCTGCTGGCTCACTATGCCTATTTGGGAACGGAGGGAAGAGATGGTAACGTCTCTGATGTCTGTGCCGTCAATATAAATTGCGCCATCGGTTACGTCATAGAAGCGGGGAATAAGGTTGACCAGCGTGGTCTTGCCTCCGCCGCTAATCCCGACAATGGCCAGGATTTCACCGGCCTTCACCTTAAGATTTATATCCCTGAGCACAACCGCCTCGTCATATCTAAAGGATACATTTTTAAACTCAATATGCTGCCGGATAGGCGGTAGCGCTACAACACCCTCTTTGTCTCTTATCTCAGGGGGGGTATCTAAAAGGTCAAAGACCCGGATAGCGCCAGCCACCCCTTGCTGTATCGCACTGTTCGCGCCGCTGAGGTTTTTCACCGGTTCATACAGCATTATCAGGGCTGTTAGAAAGGAAAAAAATGTACCCGGCGTTGAGTCGCCTTTTATGACCTGTAAGCCTCCGTACCACACTATAAAGGCAATTCCAATACCACCCAATAATTCCATAAGGGGATGGGCGACAGCCTTTACCTTAACGTCGCTCATGATAATGTCGTAAAGTCTTTTAATCTGCTTTCTGAATCTCTTGATTTCATACTCTTCCATAGTAAAGGCTTTTACGATACGACTGCCGGTAATACCCTCGTGCAGCAATACAGTTACATCTCCCACAATCTGCTGGCTTTTGGTGCTGATGTTACGCAATTTTCTGCCGAATTTAACGATAGGAATTACCGCGACAGGAAATATCGTCATGGCTATAAGCGCCAATCTCCAGTCTTGATAGAAGATGACAAAGGTCAGACCTATTACAGTAAAAGTATCTTTTAAGATGCCGACAACGACATTTGAAACCGCACCCTGAATCATACCTACGTCGTTTAGAACTCGTGAGATAAGGACGCCGGTCGGCGTACGATGGAAATAGGATAGGGATAGGCAATTTAAGTGCCTGTATACCGCTTCCCTGAGATCCGCCACAATCTTTTGTCCCACGGAGTTTATAAGGTAAAAATAACCATAGTAAAAAATACCTTTGCTCAAGAAAAGAAAAACTATGGCCAGCGGAATCAAATGGATCATGGTCATGTCTTTCTTAAAGAAGACCTCATCCAGCATGGGCTTTACTACATAAGCCGTGGCTGAAGTAAGAAGGGCCACTCCCACCATGCAGGTCATGGCTACGGCCATTCTCTTCCAGTAAGGAACGATCAAATTAAATAGACGTTTATAAATTGACATAGAGACCCGAGTAACGGCTTAACCTGTTTAAACGGTTCAAGCCGTTTGAACTGCTTAAACTGTTTGAACTT is a window from the Desulfovibrionales bacterium genome containing:
- a CDS encoding 3-deoxy-D-manno-octulosonic acid transferase, whose product is MFTLYNVLQLIFIFIFLPFILLRIAFTPKYRQRILNRLGLRPPSMDAVNDSGPRIWIHALSVGEVMSSIALVREIRQRFPDWVIIYSTSTATGAGIARQKLGDMVDYLITYPLDLFWSVRQVVKDIRPDLFVLIETDLWPNMLSALSRRGTPIILLNGRISDASFNNYKRFSLFFGPIFSLIDKFAMQSRADEERMIELGISPRKIFRIGNLKFDQEGVQVGEKETGKLRRNLHIPPGSKVFIAGSTHAGEEEIILSAYGKLILTYPDLFLLLAPRDPGRADDVKGLAQSAGLDAYKKTELPGLPESNTVRIVVLDTLGELSKLYALATVAFIGGSLAPERGHNVLEVAAHAKPVVFGPHTEDFKEAATALIRKGGGYMVNSANELVNILEIILSNDVLAQKSGERAFQVIEENRGAVEKAIDLISGTFLRTSNLKGTRH
- the msbA gene encoding lipid A export permease/ATP-binding protein MsbA, encoding MSIYKRLFNLIVPYWKRMAVAMTCMVGVALLTSATAYVVKPMLDEVFFKKDMTMIHLIPLAIVFLFLSKGIFYYGYFYLINSVGQKIVADLREAVYRHLNCLSLSYFHRTPTGVLISRVLNDVGMIQGAVSNVVVGILKDTFTVIGLTFVIFYQDWRLALIAMTIFPVAVIPIVKFGRKLRNISTKSQQIVGDVTVLLHEGITGSRIVKAFTMEEYEIKRFRKQIKRLYDIIMSDVKVKAVAHPLMELLGGIGIAFIVWYGGLQVIKGDSTPGTFFSFLTALIMLYEPVKNLSGANSAIQQGVAGAIRVFDLLDTPPEIRDKEGVVALPPIRQHIEFKNVSFRYDEAVVLRDINLKVKAGEILAIVGISGGGKTTLVNLIPRFYDVTDGAIYIDGTDIRDVTISSLRSQIGIVSQQTILFNDTVRNNIAYGDVRKSEGEIIEAARAAYASDFIERLPQRWDTAIGEQGVRLSGGERQRISIARALLKNAPILILDEATSSLDTESELEVQKALDNLMQGRTTLVIAHRLSTIRNADRIIVIKDGAIVEEGKHDELLALGGEYRKLHDMQFRDESDLTAESTKDTES
- the lpxK gene encoding tetraacyldisaccharide 4'-kinase, coding for MNPKLATRNSQLVTLLLPFGHLYGQIMRLRAKLYDFGLFKTRSLPCRVISIGNLTLGGTGKTPLTIWLARYLQGRGKRVAIVSRGYKAKNKGPVSVVSDGRHILLGPDEAGDEPFMMASSLPGVPLLIGKKRFPVGMRAIEDFSPDVVLLDDGYQHLGLARDLNILLLRTVNPFGNGQVFPAGTLREPLSALKRADAFILTYAEEGTESTVEKLRLFLHREFPDRPVFISYCKPVSFYLLNETFIRLGRTKDNENPPSPPFSKGGDTLSPPLGKDGGPSIPPLEKGDIGGFSDEKASHNLSELKGKKALAFCGIAHPESFRKMLIRLDIDLVDLIAYRDHYDYHRGDLEEIEERAARKGAEFIITTEKDAVKIDKRIGAKIPIGVLRTEITFESDFSSFIDECMGI